The Zootoca vivipara chromosome 16, rZooViv1.1, whole genome shotgun sequence genome has a segment encoding these proteins:
- the ATP5ME gene encoding ATP synthase subunit e, mitochondrial, which translates to MIPPVEVSPLIKFGRYSALLIGIVYGKKRYDYLKPIAEEERRIEAEEKKKREEMERIARALAEANEDSILK; encoded by the exons ATGATCCCGCCGGTGGAGGTTTCCCCGCTGATCAAG TTTGGCAGGTATTCAGCACTGCTCATTGGGATAGTCTATGGAAAGAAAAGATATG acTATTTGAAGCCTATtgctgaggaggaaaggagaatagaagcagaggagaagaagaagcgtGAGGAAATGGAACGAATTGCAAGAGCGCTGGCAGAAG CTAACGAAGATTCAATACTGAAATAA